Proteins encoded within one genomic window of Episyrphus balteatus chromosome 1, idEpiBalt1.1, whole genome shotgun sequence:
- the LOC129906082 gene encoding nucleolar GTP-binding protein 1 translates to MSLYNFKKIMVVPPAKDFIDIMLSKTQRKTPTVVHKGYKISRIRAFYTRKVKYTQQNFHDRLSQIIQDFPKLDDVHPFYADLMNVLYDKDHYKLALGQLNTARHLIDNVAKDYVRLLKYGDSLYRCKQLKKAALGRMATIMKRQASNLTYLEQVRQHLSRLPTIDPYNRTIIICGFPNVGKSSFINKITRADVEVQPYAFTTKSLYVGHTDYKYLRWQVIDTPGILDHPLEERNVIEMQAITALAHLRACVLYFMDISEQCGHSLEEQVKLFEGIKPLFTNKPLIVAINKIDIVTLDELNDDRRQIITKLQEDKNIPVMFMSTVNEEGVMEVKIEACERLLSFRVDQKMRTKKVDNILNRLHLAVPAARDEKSRPPCIPEGALKRLQTNAEKAERKRKLEKEIEQEMGDDYTLDLKKNYTTIPEEERYDVIPEFWEGHNIADYIDPDIFEKLEELERAEGIREESGIYNPPDMSMDETLKEIREMAKQIRGKRFLLRDEKRLTARKNKPIIPRNKQPKVRDRSVTKLRETMENLGVDMSGTENANFTKSVVDIRRGLVQVGSKPSIGKKILLDKESSAVVRSTGQALKRAPPRDHQGVKNTAMKKKLHIMAKRDIAKKVTRNGLKGEADRFIGTKMPKHLFAGKRGNGKTDRR, encoded by the exons atgagtttgtataatttcaaaaaaattatggtGGTTCCGCCAGCAAAG gACTTTATTGATATTATGCTATCAAAAACACAACGTAAAACCCCCACCGTTGTGCACAAAGGATACAAAATATCTCGCATTCGTGCTTTCTACACCCGTAAGGTGAAATACACTCAACAAAATTTCCACGATCGTCTATCGCAAATTATTCAGGACTTTCCCAAGTTGGATGATGTCCATCCATTCTATGCTGATTTGATGAATGTACTCTACGATAAGGACCATTACAAATTGGCTTTGGGTCAGTTGAACACTGCCAGGCATTTAATTGACAA TGTCGCCAAAGATTACGTTCGTCTGCTGAAATACGGTGACTCACTGTACCGTTGCAAACAATTGAAAAAAGCAGCCCTTGGTCGTATGGCCACAATCATGAAACGTCAAGCTTCCAACTTAACATATTTGGAACAAGTGCGTCAGCATTTATCGCGTTTGCCAACAATTGATCCTTACAACAGGACCATAATTATTTGTGGTTTCCCCAATGTTGGAAAATCAAGTTTCATCAACAAAATTACACGTGCTGACGTTGAAGTACAGCCATACGCATTCACAACCAAGAGTTTATATGTCGGTCACACAGATTATAAATACCTGCGTTGGCAGGTAATTGATACTCCTGGAATTCTAGATCATCCATTGGAGGAACGTAACGTCATTGAAATGCAGGCTATCACAGCCCTGGCTCATTTAAGAGCATGTGTCTTGTACTTTATGGACATCTCAGAGCAATGTGGACACTCTTTAGAAGAGCAAGTCAAACTTTTCGAAGGAATCAAGCCCTTGTTCACAAATAAGCCCTTGATTGTTGCCATCAACAAAATCGATATCGTAACACTTGATGAATTGAACGATGATAGAAGACAAATCATTACAAAATTGCAAGAAGACAAGAACATTCCCGTAATGTTCATGTCCACTGTCAACGAAGAAGGTGTCATGGAAGTCAAAATCGAAGCCTGCGAACGATTGTTGTCGTTCCGTGTTGACCAGAAAATGCGCACCAAGAAAGTCGATAACATCCTCAACCGTCTCCATTTGGCAGTTCCAGCGGCACGTGATGAAAAGTCACGTCCTCCATGCATACCAGAAGGAGCACTTAAACGTCTCCAAACCAATGCCGAAAAGGCCGAACGCAAACGCAAGCTCGAGAAAGAAATCGAACAGGAAATGGGCGATGACTATACACTCGATCTTAAGAAGAACTACACAACGATACCCGAAGAGGAACGTTACGATGTCATTCCCGAATTCTGGGAAGGCCACAACATCGCCGACTACATCGATCCAGATATATTCGAGAAACTGGAAGAACTCGAACGTGCCGAAGGTATCCGCGAAGAATCCGGTATCTACAATCCACCCGACATGTCTATGGACGAAACACTCAAAGAAATTCGCGAAATGGCTAAACAAATCCGAGGCAAACGATTCCTCCTGCGTGACGAGAAACGTCTTACGGCTAGAAAGAACAAGCCAATTATTCCCCGTAACAAACAACCCAAGGTCCGTGATCGTTCGGTCACAAAACTTCGTGAAACCATGGAGAATCTTGGAGTCGATATGTCTGGCACAGAAAATGCCAACTTTACAAAGAGCGTTGTCGATATTCGACGAGGTCTTGTTCAAGTTGGTAGTAAACCATCGATTGGCAAGAAGATACTACTCGACAAAGAATCTTCAGCGGTTGTCCGTTCGACAGGTCAAGCACTCAAGCGTGCACCTCCCCGAGATCACCAAGGTGTCAAGAATACGGCTATGAAGAAGAAGTTGCACATAATGGCCAAGCGAGATATTGCCAAGAAGGTGACGAGAAACGGTCTTAAGGGAGAAGCGGATCGTTTCATTGGAACGAAGATGCCCAAGCATTTGTTCGCTGGCAAGCGTGGAAATGGCAAAACAGATAGACGTTAA